In Micromonospora purpureochromogenes, a single window of DNA contains:
- a CDS encoding type I polyketide synthase: MATDDKLRDYLKRATADLQQTRRRLHDAEQRWHEPIAIVAAACRFPGGVRTPDDLWELVASGGDAISGFPQNRGWDVAGLYDPEPATPGRTYCVNGGFLHDAGEFDADFFKISPREARETDPQQRLLLETAWEVVERAGIDPASLKGSATGVFAGLVYHDYAAKGVGSLASVASGRVAYALGLEGPAVTVDTACSSSLVSVHLAAHALRAGECGLALAGGVTVMSTPDSFVGFSQDRGLAPNGRCKSFSADADGTAWGEGIGLLLLERLADARRHGHPVLGLVRGSAVNSDGASNGLSAPNGPAQQRVIRAALAAAQLTADQVDAVEAHGTGTTLGDPIEAQALLATYGQGRPADRPLWLGSFKSNVGHAQAAAGVGGIIKMLAAMRHDTLPQTLHVKEPTPNVDWSIGNVRLLTEARPWPRGDRPRRAGVSAFGLSGTNAHVIVEEPPAEPAPVQGTAAPARDDAASARDDAGTLPARPVALLVSGRDEPALRAQARRLAGHLEEHADQAPADVAYSLATTRAALEHRAAVIGGDHGALRAGLAALADGTAAAHLVRDAVRVDGRTAFCFTGQGAQRPGMGRQLHVAFPAFADAFDAAVAALDEHLARPLCEVVWGADADPLNDTGYAQPALFALEVALYRLLESWGVRPAYLVGHSIGELAAAHVAGVLTLPDAAALVAARGRLMGALPPGGAMVAVEATEEEIRPLLDDRVDLAAVNGPRALVVSGVEEAALAVAEQLRGLGRRTRRLAVSHAFHSPLMAPMLTDFAEVARSLRYTAPSLPVVSTLTGQPVTGELTDPEHWVRQVRGTVRFHDSVRWLADQGVTTFLELGPDAALSATGPDCVGDGRDGVFVPLLRRDRDEERELVTALARAHTRGTAVDWAAVHPGARVELPTYQFQRRWYWWEAPEPVAADPSFLDDLAAADPAALAVDLGVDPAALGQVLPALSALRRRHADRSAVDGWRYRVVWESVADPEPGPAPARWLVAVPDGYDNDLRVGMIAATLAEHGGEVVRLPVADADRNALAARLRELPGAGTVLLSLLALDDRPHPEHPALTRGLAATVALVQALGDAQLDAPIWCLTTGAVAVDPSESADPAQAAVHGLGAGLALDLPRHWGGLVDLPEFPDPAALRRLRALVTATGGEDHVAIRDGGVRARRMVRAARPVAPPSWRPRGSVLVTGGTGGLGAHVARALARAGAEHLVLVGRRGRDTPGAEALAAELTGLGAEVTLAACDVADRDQLRDLLDGLPARWPLTAVVHAAGAMQRIAPVGELTLAEIADVAAAKVAGAAHLDDLLADTELDAFVLFSSGAAVWGSAGQAGYAAANAYLDALAARRRARGLAAASIAWGSWDSGMVDADLAAGMRRLGAPPMRPELAITALPEAYRADAGDLVVADIDWSRFAPVYTMARRRPLLDALPEVAKAVAGDTTNAPTGLADRLAGLPPAQRARALLDTVRAEVAALLGYDSAAALDPARPFAELGFDSVAAMDLRQRLTAATGQALPATLVFDHPTPAAVAEFLGAELGVGAGDATTGPGADLDRLEASLAALPEDDADRPALAARLRALIGLVDPSAGDDRLGEAATADEIFDFIDNELGLR; the protein is encoded by the coding sequence ATGGCGACCGACGACAAGCTGCGCGACTACCTCAAGCGCGCCACGGCTGATCTCCAGCAGACCCGGCGGCGGCTGCACGACGCCGAGCAGCGCTGGCACGAACCCATCGCGATCGTCGCCGCGGCCTGCCGGTTCCCCGGCGGTGTCCGCACCCCCGACGACCTGTGGGAGCTGGTCGCCTCCGGCGGCGACGCGATCAGCGGGTTCCCGCAGAACCGGGGCTGGGACGTCGCCGGCCTGTACGACCCGGAGCCGGCCACGCCCGGGCGGACGTACTGCGTCAACGGCGGGTTCCTGCACGACGCGGGGGAGTTCGACGCCGACTTCTTCAAGATCAGCCCACGGGAGGCGCGGGAGACCGACCCGCAGCAGCGGCTGCTGCTGGAGACCGCCTGGGAGGTCGTCGAGCGGGCCGGCATCGACCCCGCCTCGCTCAAGGGCAGCGCCACCGGCGTCTTCGCCGGCCTCGTCTACCACGACTACGCCGCCAAGGGCGTCGGCAGCCTGGCCAGCGTCGCCTCCGGCCGGGTCGCGTACGCGCTGGGCCTGGAGGGCCCGGCGGTCACCGTGGACACCGCCTGCTCCTCGTCGCTGGTCTCGGTGCACCTGGCCGCGCACGCGCTGCGGGCCGGCGAGTGCGGCCTGGCCCTGGCCGGCGGGGTGACGGTGATGTCCACCCCGGACTCGTTCGTCGGGTTCAGCCAGGACCGGGGGCTGGCCCCGAACGGCCGGTGCAAGTCGTTCTCCGCCGACGCCGACGGCACCGCCTGGGGCGAGGGCATCGGCCTGCTGCTGCTGGAACGCCTCGCCGACGCCCGCCGCCACGGTCACCCGGTGCTCGGGCTGGTCCGGGGCAGCGCGGTCAACTCCGACGGCGCCAGCAACGGCCTCTCCGCCCCCAACGGGCCGGCCCAGCAGCGGGTGATCCGGGCCGCGCTGGCCGCCGCGCAGCTCACCGCCGACCAGGTCGACGCCGTCGAGGCGCACGGCACCGGCACCACCCTCGGCGACCCGATCGAGGCGCAGGCGCTGCTGGCCACGTACGGGCAGGGCCGGCCGGCGGACCGGCCGCTCTGGTTGGGCTCGTTCAAGTCCAACGTCGGGCACGCGCAGGCCGCCGCCGGGGTCGGCGGGATCATCAAGATGCTGGCGGCGATGCGGCACGACACGCTGCCGCAGACCCTGCACGTCAAGGAACCGACCCCCAACGTGGACTGGTCCATCGGCAACGTGCGGCTGCTCACCGAGGCCCGGCCCTGGCCGCGTGGCGACCGCCCCCGCCGGGCCGGGGTCTCCGCGTTCGGCCTCAGCGGCACCAACGCCCACGTCATCGTCGAGGAGCCGCCCGCCGAGCCCGCCCCCGTCCAGGGCACCGCCGCCCCTGCCCGCGACGACGCGGCCTCAGCGCGGGACGACGCCGGGACTCTGCCGGCGCGGCCGGTGGCGCTGCTGGTCTCCGGGCGGGACGAGCCGGCGCTGCGGGCGCAGGCCCGCCGGCTCGCCGGCCACCTGGAGGAGCACGCCGACCAGGCCCCGGCCGACGTGGCGTACTCGCTGGCCACCACCCGCGCCGCGCTGGAGCACCGGGCCGCCGTCATCGGCGGCGACCACGGCGCGCTCCGCGCCGGCCTGGCCGCGCTCGCCGACGGCACCGCCGCCGCACACCTGGTCCGCGACGCGGTACGCGTCGACGGCCGCACCGCCTTCTGCTTCACCGGGCAGGGCGCCCAGCGCCCCGGCATGGGACGGCAGCTGCACGTCGCCTTCCCGGCCTTCGCCGACGCGTTCGACGCCGCCGTCGCCGCCCTCGATGAGCACCTGGCCCGACCGCTGTGCGAGGTGGTGTGGGGCGCCGACGCCGACCCGCTGAACGACACCGGGTACGCCCAGCCGGCGCTCTTCGCGCTGGAGGTGGCGCTGTACCGGCTGCTGGAGAGCTGGGGGGTGCGCCCGGCGTACCTGGTCGGGCACTCCATCGGCGAGCTGGCCGCCGCGCACGTCGCCGGCGTGCTCACCCTGCCCGACGCGGCGGCGCTGGTGGCCGCCCGGGGCCGGCTGATGGGGGCGCTGCCCCCCGGCGGGGCGATGGTCGCCGTGGAGGCGACCGAGGAGGAAATCCGGCCGCTGCTCGACGATCGGGTCGACCTGGCCGCGGTGAACGGCCCCAGGGCCCTGGTGGTCTCCGGCGTGGAGGAGGCCGCGCTGGCCGTCGCCGAGCAGCTGCGCGGCCTCGGCCGGCGGACCCGCCGGCTGGCCGTCTCGCACGCCTTCCACAGCCCGCTGATGGCACCCATGCTCACCGACTTCGCCGAGGTCGCCCGGTCGCTGCGCTACACCGCGCCGAGCCTGCCGGTGGTCTCCACCCTGACCGGCCAACCGGTCACCGGCGAGCTGACCGACCCGGAGCACTGGGTACGCCAGGTGCGCGGCACCGTCCGCTTCCACGACTCCGTACGGTGGCTCGCCGACCAGGGCGTCACCACGTTCCTGGAGCTCGGCCCGGACGCGGCGCTCTCGGCCACCGGCCCGGACTGCGTCGGCGACGGCCGGGACGGGGTCTTCGTGCCGCTGCTGCGCCGGGACCGGGACGAGGAGCGGGAGCTGGTCACCGCGCTGGCCCGCGCGCACACCCGGGGCACGGCGGTCGACTGGGCGGCGGTGCACCCCGGCGCCCGGGTCGAGCTGCCCACCTACCAGTTCCAGCGCCGCTGGTACTGGTGGGAGGCGCCCGAGCCGGTCGCCGCCGACCCGAGCTTCCTCGACGACCTCGCCGCCGCCGACCCCGCCGCCCTCGCCGTCGACCTCGGCGTCGACCCGGCCGCCCTCGGCCAGGTGCTGCCCGCCCTGTCCGCGCTGCGCCGCCGGCACGCCGACCGGTCCGCGGTGGACGGCTGGCGCTACCGGGTGGTGTGGGAGTCCGTCGCCGACCCCGAGCCGGGTCCGGCGCCGGCCCGCTGGCTGGTCGCCGTGCCCGACGGGTACGACAACGACCTGCGCGTCGGCATGATCGCGGCCACCCTGGCCGAGCACGGCGGCGAGGTGGTCCGCCTCCCGGTGGCCGACGCCGACCGGAACGCCCTCGCCGCCCGGCTGCGCGAGCTGCCCGGCGCCGGCACGGTGCTGCTCTCCCTGCTCGCCCTCGACGACCGGCCGCACCCCGAGCACCCGGCGCTGACCCGCGGCCTCGCCGCGACGGTCGCGCTGGTCCAGGCGCTCGGCGACGCCCAGCTCGACGCCCCGATCTGGTGCCTCACCACGGGCGCGGTCGCCGTCGACCCGAGCGAGTCCGCCGACCCGGCCCAGGCCGCCGTGCACGGCCTCGGCGCCGGCCTCGCCCTCGACCTGCCCCGGCACTGGGGCGGGCTGGTCGACCTGCCCGAGTTCCCCGACCCGGCCGCCCTGCGCCGGCTGCGCGCCCTGGTCACCGCCACCGGCGGCGAGGACCACGTGGCCATCCGCGACGGCGGGGTGCGCGCCCGCCGGATGGTCCGGGCCGCCCGGCCGGTGGCGCCGCCGTCGTGGCGGCCGCGCGGCAGCGTGCTGGTCACCGGCGGCACCGGCGGCCTCGGCGCGCACGTGGCCCGCGCCCTGGCCCGGGCCGGGGCCGAGCATCTGGTGCTGGTGGGCCGGCGCGGCAGGGACACCCCCGGCGCGGAGGCGCTGGCCGCCGAGCTGACCGGCCTCGGCGCCGAGGTGACCCTCGCCGCGTGCGACGTCGCCGACCGCGACCAGCTCCGGGACCTGCTCGACGGGCTGCCCGCCCGGTGGCCGCTGACTGCCGTGGTGCACGCCGCCGGGGCCATGCAGCGCATCGCGCCGGTCGGGGAGCTGACCCTCGCCGAGATCGCCGACGTGGCCGCCGCCAAGGTGGCCGGCGCCGCCCACCTCGACGACCTGCTCGCCGATACCGAGCTGGACGCGTTCGTGCTCTTCTCCTCCGGCGCCGCCGTCTGGGGCAGCGCCGGGCAGGCCGGCTACGCCGCCGCCAACGCCTACCTGGACGCGCTCGCCGCCCGCCGCCGAGCCCGGGGCCTCGCCGCCGCCTCGATCGCCTGGGGCTCCTGGGACAGCGGCATGGTCGACGCCGACCTGGCCGCCGGGATGCGCCGCCTCGGCGCGCCGCCGATGCGACCGGAGCTGGCGATCACCGCGCTGCCCGAGGCGTACCGGGCCGACGCCGGGGACCTCGTCGTCGCCGACATCGACTGGTCGCGCTTCGCCCCCGTCTACACCATGGCCCGGCGGCGGCCGTTGCTCGACGCGCTGCCCGAGGTGGCCAAGGCGGTCGCCGGCGACACCACGAACGCCCCGACCGGGCTGGCCGACCGGCTCGCCGGGCTGCCGCCGGCCCAGCGGGCGCGGGCCCTGCTGGACACCGTCCGCGCCGAGGTGGCCGCGCTGCTCGGCTACGACAGCGCGGCCGCCCTCGACCCCGCCCGCCCCTTCGCCGAGCTGGGCTTCGACTCGGTCGCCGCGATGGACCTGCGGCAGCGGCTCACCGCCGCCACCGGCCAGGCGCTGCCCGCCACGCTGGTCTTCGACCACCCGACGCCGGCCGCCGTGGCGGAGTTCCTCGGTGCGGAACTGGGCGTCGGCGCCGGCGACGCGACGACCGGGCCGGGGGCCGACCTGGACCGGCTGGAGGCGTCCCTCGCCGCGCTGCCCGAGGACGACGCCGACCGGCCCGCGCTCGCCGCCCGGCTGCGCGCCCTGATCGGCCTGGTCGATCCCTCCGCCGGCGACGACCGGCTCGGCGAGGCGGCGACCGCCGACGAGATCTTCGACTTCATCGACAACGAACTCGGGTTGCGCTGA